From the Francisella frigiditurris genome, one window contains:
- a CDS encoding lipopolysaccharide biosynthesis protein gives MKKNIFLYACSIALNRGSLLLFFPFLAASFSLSSFGKWNLIIIVANLLMPILTLNGSSSILREGSLDICKGNYLLKKYLLFTTVLNVTLLFILFVFFSTSWIIYSVLIGFLEGIIYLIITYYRVLDKAFIYFFINLLKILVLFLVILYVTIYQTTLYVLLVYYILALLLFVVFVIIHLFIKNNIDYKQTSVEKALKFSILLIPHGISQWIMSSSDRVIIEYVLGSAMLGVYSLAFSISAGLMLINSAIILIVPTYMIKSYDMWKTRLYDKKIIKIYTLVSICLFFIILLICSVDNKFTHILKYYNRNMVMIIYFIYFGIYLLGLYYFYANYLFFHAKAYIISKTTFYTAILNIMLTCLFAYILGVLGAAIATFISYICYLFLIRRECLKIEKNITFNLARSIMIFTICITIVGGIFYYEI, from the coding sequence ATGAAAAAAAATATATTTTTATATGCCTGTAGCATAGCTCTGAATAGAGGTTCATTGCTACTATTTTTTCCATTTCTAGCTGCATCATTCTCTCTTTCAAGTTTTGGTAAATGGAATCTTATAATTATAGTAGCGAATCTATTAATGCCAATCCTTACATTAAATGGATCATCATCTATCTTAAGAGAAGGAAGTCTGGATATATGCAAAGGCAACTATTTACTTAAAAAGTATCTTTTATTTACAACTGTTTTAAATGTTACATTATTATTTATTTTATTTGTATTTTTCAGCACTAGTTGGATAATATATAGTGTTCTTATAGGTTTTCTTGAAGGAATAATATATCTTATTATCACATATTATAGAGTATTAGATAAGGCTTTTATTTATTTTTTTATAAATTTATTAAAGATACTGGTCTTATTCTTAGTTATATTGTATGTAACTATTTATCAGACTACATTATATGTTTTGCTTGTGTATTATATTTTAGCCTTACTACTGTTTGTTGTGTTCGTTATTATTCACCTATTTATTAAAAATAATATTGATTACAAACAAACATCAGTAGAAAAAGCATTAAAGTTTTCAATTTTACTCATTCCACATGGAATATCTCAGTGGATAATGAGTAGTTCTGATAGAGTAATAATTGAATATGTGTTAGGTAGTGCTATGTTAGGTGTTTATAGTCTAGCATTTAGTATATCTGCGGGACTTATGCTTATAAATAGTGCTATAATTCTCATAGTCCCCACATATATGATAAAAAGTTATGATATGTGGAAAACGCGACTATATGATAAAAAAATAATAAAAATATACACTTTAGTTTCTATTTGCCTTTTTTTTATTATACTACTTATTTGCAGTGTCGATAATAAGTTTACTCACATATTAAAGTACTATAATAGAAATATGGTTATGATTATATACTTTATATATTTTGGTATATACCTGCTTGGGTTATATTACTTTTATGCAAATTATCTTTTTTTCCATGCTAAGGCATATATTATAAGTAAGACTACTTTTTATACAGCAATTCTTAATATTATGCTTACGTGTTTGTTTGCTTATATTTTAGGTGTGCTCGGGGCTGCTATAGCTACATTTATCTCATATATCTGTTATTTATTCTTAATAAGAAGGGAGTGCCTAAAAATTGAGAAAAATATCACTTTTAATTTAGCTAGAAGTATTATGATCTTTACTATTTGTATAACAATAGTTGGAGGGATATTTTATTATGAAATATAA
- the accC gene encoding acetyl-CoA carboxylase biotin carboxylase subunit, with translation MIKKVLIANRGEIALRILRACRELNIKTVAVYSTADADLMHVKLADEAVCIGPAAPNLSYLNIQSIITAAEITNADAIHPGYGFLSENAKFAKAVEESGFIFIGPKAESIEIMGDKVEAIKYMKKAGVPCVPGSGGALGNDPKTNLEIAEKIGYPVIIKAAGGGGGRGMSIVRRKEDLVDSIALTKSEARIAFNNDMVYMEKFLENPRHIEIQVFGDGEGNAIYLFERDCSTQRRHQKVIEEAPAIGLTEKQREDIGARCVNACKILKYRGAGTFEFLYENGEFYFIEMNTRIQVEHPVTESITGTDLIKEQIRVASGMGLTWKQSDLAIDGHSIECRINAEDPERFIPSPGLIEMYHAPGGPRVRVDSHIYSGYRVPPNYDSMIAKIIVRGKNRDSAMQKMRAALEEMVITGIKTNISLHQEILNNEKFIKGGTNIHFLEKMLEEKKKNK, from the coding sequence ATGATTAAAAAAGTATTAATTGCTAATAGAGGTGAGATTGCTCTTAGAATTTTAAGAGCATGTAGAGAATTAAATATTAAAACAGTCGCTGTATATTCAACTGCTGACGCAGATTTAATGCATGTTAAATTAGCAGATGAAGCTGTATGCATAGGCCCAGCTGCTCCAAATTTAAGCTATTTAAATATACAAAGCATAATCACAGCTGCAGAAATAACTAATGCAGATGCTATTCACCCTGGTTATGGTTTCTTATCAGAAAATGCTAAATTTGCTAAAGCTGTAGAAGAAAGTGGTTTCATATTTATTGGCCCTAAAGCTGAAAGCATCGAGATTATGGGTGATAAAGTTGAAGCGATTAAATATATGAAAAAAGCTGGAGTACCTTGTGTACCTGGCTCTGGTGGTGCTTTAGGTAACGACCCTAAAACTAACTTAGAGATCGCTGAGAAAATTGGTTATCCAGTTATTATCAAAGCTGCCGGTGGTGGTGGCGGTCGTGGTATGAGTATCGTTAGAAGAAAAGAAGATTTAGTAGACTCTATAGCTCTTACAAAGAGTGAAGCTAGAATTGCTTTCAATAATGATATGGTTTATATGGAAAAATTCCTAGAAAACCCTCGTCATATTGAGATTCAAGTATTTGGTGATGGTGAAGGTAATGCTATTTACCTATTTGAAAGAGATTGCTCTACTCAAAGAAGACATCAAAAAGTTATTGAAGAAGCTCCAGCTATTGGCTTAACTGAGAAACAAAGAGAAGATATTGGTGCAAGATGTGTTAATGCTTGTAAAATTCTTAAATATCGTGGAGCTGGTACATTTGAATTCTTATATGAAAATGGAGAATTCTATTTTATCGAGATGAATACAAGAATCCAAGTTGAACATCCTGTTACAGAATCTATTACTGGTACAGATCTTATTAAAGAGCAAATTAGAGTAGCTTCTGGAATGGGTCTAACTTGGAAACAATCTGATCTTGCTATTGATGGCCACTCTATCGAGTGTCGAATTAATGCTGAAGATCCAGAAAGATTTATTCCTTCTCCTGGCCTTATTGAAATGTATCATGCTCCAGGTGGCCCAAGAGTTCGTGTAGACTCCCATATTTACTCTGGCTATAGAGTACCTCCTAATTATGACTCTATGATCGCAAAAATCATTGTTAGAGGTAAAAATAGAGATTCTGCTATGCAAAAAATGCGTGCTGCCCTTGAAGAAATGGTTATTACAGGAATAAAAACAAATATCTCTCTACACCAAGAAATCTTAAATAATGAGAAATTCATTAAAGGTGGTACAAATATTCATTTCTTAGAAAAAATGTTAGAAGAAAAGAAAAAGAATAAATAA
- the aroQ gene encoding type II 3-dehydroquinate dehydratase, whose translation MTDILIINGPNLNLLGSREPDKYGHKSLKDIIKELKNIGSKNEVSIDFFQSNHEGEIVDKIQQSNAKFIIINPAAYTHTSIAIRDAFLATQKPFIEIHLSNIYNRESFRSKSFLSDIAYGCIFGLGSNGYKLAMIEAIDFVKNKGV comes from the coding sequence ATGACAGATATTCTAATAATTAATGGCCCTAATTTAAATTTATTAGGCTCTCGCGAGCCTGATAAGTATGGGCACAAATCTCTTAAAGATATAATAAAAGAATTAAAAAATATAGGCAGTAAAAATGAAGTTTCTATAGATTTCTTTCAAAGCAATCATGAAGGAGAAATTGTTGATAAGATACAACAAAGTAATGCTAAATTTATCATCATAAACCCCGCTGCTTACACTCATACAAGTATTGCAATAAGGGATGCTTTCTTAGCAACTCAAAAGCCTTTTATTGAAATACATTTATCAAACATATATAATAGGGAAAGCTTTAGATCCAAGTCTTTTTTATCAGATATTGCTTATGGATGCATATTTGGTCTTGGTTCTAATGGATATAAATTAGCTATGATTGAAGCCATAGATTTCGTTAAAAATAAAGGAGTATAA
- a CDS encoding serine O-acetyltransferase, producing the protein MIKTIFNAENRAVRSFRIYSYVYNNVSKFFGYFLYQRAKLKYNFDIAPTAIIGKDFKIVHLGSIVVGRNAQIGSNCTINNNVTLGMKNQKDESMPVIGDNVYISTGAKLLGNIKIGNNCIIGANSVVNKSFEDSSIIAGIPAKKISQK; encoded by the coding sequence ATGATAAAAACAATTTTTAATGCAGAAAATAGAGCTGTTAGAAGTTTTAGGATATATTCGTATGTTTATAATAATGTTTCAAAGTTTTTCGGCTATTTCCTATATCAGCGTGCAAAGCTAAAATATAACTTTGATATAGCTCCTACAGCTATAATAGGAAAAGATTTTAAAATTGTTCATTTAGGTAGTATAGTTGTCGGAAGAAATGCCCAAATAGGAAGTAATTGTACTATTAATAATAATGTTACATTAGGAATGAAAAATCAGAAAGATGAATCTATGCCTGTAATAGGGGATAATGTATATATATCAACTGGAGCAAAACTTTTAGGCAATATTAAAATAGGTAATAACTGTATTATAGGAGCAAATAGTGTGGTTAATAAATCTTTTGAAGACTCCTCTATTATCGCGGGCATCCCAGCAAAAAAGATATCTCAAAAATAA
- a CDS encoding acylneuraminate cytidylyltransferase family protein, producing MSNVLCTICARGGSKGVKNKNIKKINGKPLIAYTIEQAKASGLFEHVVISTDSDDIADIARQYGAEVFFKRDPEMASDTAGKLEVIKDAFMRSEAHYNKIFDYLIDLDVTAPLRSVDDIKNSFSQLLKDDNDNLITAMPGRRSPYFNLVEQDKDGKVYLSKKLDNTVVRRQDAPESYDMNASIYIWKRDVILNEKTLFLDKTGLYVMPEERSIDIDSELDFKFVEFLMKERKDA from the coding sequence ATGAGTAATGTGTTATGTACTATTTGTGCAAGAGGTGGTTCAAAAGGTGTTAAAAATAAAAATATTAAGAAAATAAATGGAAAGCCATTAATTGCTTATACCATAGAGCAAGCAAAAGCATCGGGTCTTTTTGAGCATGTGGTTATTAGTACTGATAGTGATGATATTGCAGATATAGCGAGGCAATATGGTGCAGAAGTGTTTTTTAAAAGAGATCCTGAAATGGCAAGTGATACAGCAGGCAAACTTGAAGTTATAAAAGATGCTTTTATGAGAAGTGAGGCGCATTATAATAAGATATTTGATTATCTTATTGATTTGGATGTAACAGCACCATTGAGGAGTGTTGATGATATTAAGAACTCATTTTCACAGTTATTAAAAGATGATAATGATAATCTTATAACAGCAATGCCAGGTAGAAGAAGCCCATATTTCAATTTAGTTGAACAAGATAAGGATGGTAAAGTATATTTGTCAAAAAAACTAGATAATACTGTTGTCCGAAGACAAGATGCTCCTGAGTCCTACGACATGAATGCATCTATCTATATATGGAAAAGAGATGTTATTCTAAATGAAAAAACTTTGTTTTTGGATAAAACAGGACTTTATGTAATGCCAGAAGAGAGATCTATAGATATTGATAGTGAGTTAGATTTTAAGTTTGTAGAATTTCTAATGAAGGAAAGAAAAGATGCTTAA
- the accB gene encoding acetyl-CoA carboxylase biotin carboxyl carrier protein — translation MDLLNAIDRLAEILNTSDIKEVKVKAGGSSIFMTKNQNGTSVVTTAAPVSATIAPAAPTNVSTAASTPSAPAAKPQETHAGEEFKSPMVGTFYKSPSPDAAAYVAEGKEVKKGDVLCIIEAMKIMNKIEAEKSGKIIKILAKDGEPVQFDQPLFIIE, via the coding sequence ATGGATTTATTAAATGCAATTGATAGACTAGCAGAAATTCTTAATACAAGTGATATTAAAGAAGTTAAAGTTAAAGCTGGTGGTTCTTCTATCTTTATGACTAAAAATCAAAATGGCACAAGTGTAGTTACAACAGCTGCACCAGTTTCTGCAACTATTGCTCCAGCAGCTCCAACTAATGTTAGCACAGCTGCCTCTACTCCTAGTGCTCCTGCAGCTAAACCTCAAGAGACTCATGCAGGAGAAGAGTTTAAATCTCCTATGGTTGGTACTTTCTATAAGTCACCATCTCCAGATGCGGCTGCTTATGTAGCAGAAGGAAAGGAAGTTAAAAAAGGCGATGTTTTATGTATCATTGAAGCAATGAAAATTATGAATAAAATTGAGGCTGAGAAATCTGGAAAAATCATTAAGATTTTAGCTAAAGATGGTGAACCAGTACAGTTTGATCAACCATTATTTATCATAGAATAA
- a CDS encoding O-antigen polymerase, with amino-acid sequence MLVKKKVAFVSVLNILTVSSYCIISEMNNFTILLTAFCIIITFLCMRPRYLLHPNNIVFAYFCCYLVLAPSIFVIYSYFNIQHVLAWSIPDFIDISKFVYLDMLLVFYVLFYSFYYFLNNIEIDAKFNYEVSKKNIGLLLIIFMFVLVIFIFLSGGLLWLQNYKEAYLIGRKGLGLLSLAIIFLSILLAFLLGIRDFGSTKRRNHYFVILSIIFIVFISIFQGFKGKLIILLLFYFFPLLFNIEISLKKILLIGIFGALFFYITNYIRSNGYYSTPQASLEYIMTYFNVLNLQNLLVHNYSPGFFNIDYSFLMKYTNILGITTNANFDLSVMLTKEFFPNQWLSYGATQQWPITADLYMNYYGMTLGWIPLLIYSYIISFIYKKFSQGNLMWGFIYLYEFVLIFSTLRSVFIPWNIIIVILFFLVCNIVFKYSVRRDYTL; translated from the coding sequence ATGCTTGTAAAAAAGAAAGTAGCTTTTGTTTCTGTTCTAAATATACTAACTGTTAGTAGTTATTGTATCATTAGTGAAATGAATAACTTTACAATATTATTAACTGCTTTTTGTATTATAATTACTTTTTTATGCATGAGGCCAAGATATCTATTGCATCCTAATAATATTGTATTTGCATATTTCTGTTGTTACTTGGTGTTAGCTCCTAGTATTTTTGTTATATATAGCTACTTTAATATACAACACGTTTTAGCATGGTCAATACCTGATTTTATAGATATATCAAAATTTGTTTATTTAGATATGTTGTTGGTGTTTTATGTGCTTTTTTATAGCTTTTACTATTTTTTAAATAATATTGAGATAGATGCAAAATTTAACTATGAGGTTAGTAAAAAAAATATTGGCTTACTTTTAATTATTTTTATGTTCGTATTGGTTATTTTTATCTTTCTATCAGGCGGGTTATTATGGTTACAAAATTATAAAGAAGCATATTTAATAGGAAGAAAAGGTCTTGGGTTATTATCTTTAGCTATTATTTTTCTTTCCATATTGCTAGCATTTCTCCTTGGAATCAGAGATTTTGGAAGTACAAAGAGGAGAAATCATTATTTTGTAATATTATCAATAATCTTTATTGTATTTATTTCTATATTTCAAGGTTTTAAAGGTAAGCTTATAATTTTGCTATTATTTTATTTTTTTCCGCTATTATTCAATATTGAAATTTCATTAAAAAAGATTTTATTAATAGGTATTTTTGGGGCTTTATTTTTTTACATAACAAATTATATTCGTTCTAATGGTTATTATTCAACTCCACAAGCATCGTTAGAGTATATTATGACCTATTTTAATGTTTTAAATTTACAAAATCTTTTGGTTCATAATTATTCACCTGGTTTTTTCAACATAGACTACTCATTTTTAATGAAATATACTAATATTTTAGGTATTACAACAAATGCTAATTTTGATTTATCAGTTATGTTAACCAAAGAGTTTTTTCCAAATCAATGGCTCTCATATGGAGCAACTCAGCAATGGCCAATTACTGCTGATTTATATATGAACTACTATGGGATGACTTTAGGATGGATTCCATTACTTATTTACTCATATATTATTAGCTTTATTTATAAAAAGTTTTCTCAAGGTAATTTGATGTGGGGATTTATATATTTGTATGAATTTGTGTTGATATTCTCTACACTTAGGTCTGTATTTATTCCATGGAATATTATAATAGTTATTTTATTCTTTTTAGTATGTAATATTGTGTTTAAATATTCAGTTCGAAGAGATTATACTCTATAG
- a CDS encoding symmetrical bis(5'-nucleosyl)-tetraphosphatase, giving the protein MATYIIGDVHGCLDELKKLLNKIKFDKKQDKLIFIGDIINKGPKSLETIAYIMDLEENAELLIGNHELIFLATSYNYLPRSSKSSLNEILDSPKLEEIRQWIWKQKFLIKINDFTITHAGVPHIWSTKKAKKRALELEFVLQNESTRRLFLSNLFCLEADKWQKELEGVQRWLCIANYLTRMRLTAEDGKLNLKYSSNLSNIPADWSAWFRLENKKLKTNEKIIFGHWAALQGNTGDNKFIAIDTGCVWGGKLSCFCIETGKMFSVASKKYRNIS; this is encoded by the coding sequence ATGGCAACCTATATTATTGGTGATGTACATGGCTGTTTAGATGAACTAAAAAAACTACTCAATAAAATTAAGTTCGACAAAAAACAAGATAAGCTTATATTTATTGGAGATATCATAAATAAAGGACCAAAATCTTTAGAAACTATAGCATATATTATGGATCTAGAAGAAAACGCTGAGCTCTTAATTGGAAATCATGAGCTTATCTTTCTTGCCACAAGCTATAATTATTTACCAAGATCATCTAAGAGTTCTCTAAATGAAATACTAGATTCACCCAAGTTGGAAGAAATACGTCAATGGATATGGAAACAAAAGTTTCTAATAAAAATCAATGACTTTACTATAACTCATGCTGGAGTTCCACATATATGGTCTACTAAGAAAGCTAAAAAAAGAGCATTAGAATTAGAGTTTGTCTTACAAAACGAATCCACAAGACGACTATTTCTATCTAATTTATTTTGCTTAGAGGCAGATAAATGGCAAAAAGAATTAGAAGGCGTTCAAAGATGGCTCTGTATCGCCAATTATCTAACACGAATGAGATTAACCGCTGAGGATGGAAAATTAAACCTAAAATATAGTTCTAATCTCTCAAATATCCCTGCTGATTGGTCTGCTTGGTTCAGGCTTGAAAATAAAAAACTAAAAACTAATGAAAAAATAATATTTGGGCATTGGGCAGCTTTACAAGGAAATACTGGTGACAATAAATTTATAGCCATAGATACAGGATGTGTTTGGGGAGGAAAATTAAGTTGTTTTTGTATAGAAACTGGTAAAATGTTTTCAGTTGCTTCTAAAAAATATAGGAATATATCATGA
- a CDS encoding helix-turn-helix domain-containing protein translates to MYSFQSFIKMTRDNKGLEQQTVADATNLSLDTIKTIEEAHGNILLQESSTVLKNQIRRYCEYLEVPEKKIISILNKVDILYYKKAKYGKMKVFDYLNRLAILMISIALIVLVFAFVKKHAAVGTSETAPNRENTPIIYTPINYSDEFQNRSSSNESKKVEAHPPTQANMSSILIDDNISDNDSNITESKTSSKKAEAHPPAQANMDSIVIDDNNSSNTPPIPQED, encoded by the coding sequence ATTTATAGCTTTCAATCATTTATTAAAATGACTAGAGATAATAAAGGGCTAGAACAACAAACTGTTGCTGATGCTACAAATTTATCTCTTGATACAATAAAAACTATTGAAGAGGCTCATGGTAATATCCTATTACAAGAGTCCAGTACAGTTCTAAAAAACCAAATTAGAAGATATTGTGAATATTTAGAAGTTCCTGAGAAGAAAATAATATCTATATTAAACAAAGTTGATATTTTATATTATAAAAAAGCTAAATATGGAAAAATGAAAGTTTTTGATTATCTGAATCGATTAGCAATTCTAATGATTTCTATAGCTTTAATAGTTTTAGTTTTTGCTTTTGTTAAGAAACATGCTGCTGTAGGCACAAGTGAAACAGCTCCAAATAGAGAGAATACCCCTATAATTTATACTCCTATAAACTATAGTGATGAATTTCAAAATAGATCTTCTTCAAATGAATCAAAAAAAGTAGAAGCTCACCCTCCTACACAAGCAAATATGAGTTCAATTCTAATTGATGACAATATTAGTGATAATGACTCAAATATTACTGAAAGCAAGACTTCTTCTAAAAAAGCAGAAGCACATCCTCCTGCTCAAGCAAATATGGACTCAATAGTTATTGATGATAATAACTCATCAAATACTCCTCCAATACCTCAAGAAGATTAA
- a CDS encoding mechanosensitive ion channel domain-containing protein, with translation MNILNNILLNMDSSISIRSILFVLSIDFIICLSITISLIILGYILSFKVSNSIKLSFFRSIRWVLYILIWVYFVKVSIDLVSTVYLTEHKDQIYTYTENAVKFLVYIAIIMNIFKFLNKVKQIVIEKSKKNSGGYDDFRDINAIFKALELLAVIISIILILAALDVPLTALGAFSGVALAGLTLSQSTLLTNFFGGLFVVFNRKYSEGDVIASDINSTIKFAGSIKKIGILTTQVDNYETAPMHIPNSIFLTTCITTTSRRTHRRIVQNITIPYENLDKVEIIKQDIKKMVRNHPDIDENKTIAVSLLTGGTIIGNRTEGSFGANGINLQIYAMVKKVFYVDFLEVQDSILIKTAQILNGHGIEFSINPVTILAK, from the coding sequence ATGAACATTCTAAATAATATACTTCTTAATATGGATAGTAGTATATCAATACGTAGTATTCTTTTTGTTTTAAGTATAGACTTTATTATTTGTCTTTCGATTACAATCAGCTTAATCATATTGGGCTATATACTATCATTTAAAGTCAGTAACTCAATTAAACTATCTTTTTTTAGATCTATAAGATGGGTACTTTATATTTTAATATGGGTTTATTTTGTAAAAGTATCTATAGATTTAGTTTCAACTGTATACCTTACTGAGCATAAAGATCAGATTTATACTTATACTGAAAATGCAGTCAAGTTTTTAGTATATATTGCGATAATAATGAATATTTTTAAGTTTTTAAATAAAGTTAAACAAATAGTCATTGAAAAAAGCAAAAAAAATAGTGGTGGATATGATGACTTTAGAGATATCAATGCCATATTTAAAGCTTTAGAACTCTTAGCTGTGATAATATCAATTATACTTATTTTAGCTGCTCTTGATGTTCCTCTGACAGCTCTAGGGGCATTTAGTGGAGTAGCTCTTGCAGGTTTAACTTTATCTCAAAGTACTTTACTTACAAATTTCTTTGGTGGCTTGTTCGTAGTTTTTAATAGAAAATATTCTGAAGGAGATGTTATTGCCTCTGATATTAACTCTACTATAAAATTTGCAGGTTCTATTAAAAAAATAGGCATATTAACAACACAAGTAGATAATTATGAAACTGCGCCAATGCATATACCAAACTCTATATTTCTTACAACATGCATAACTACCACATCAAGGAGAACTCATAGGCGAATTGTACAAAATATAACAATACCATATGAGAATCTAGATAAAGTTGAAATAATTAAACAGGATATTAAGAAAATGGTAAGAAACCATCCAGATATAGATGAAAATAAAACTATAGCTGTGTCTTTACTAACCGGGGGAACTATTATAGGTAATAGAACAGAGGGATCCTTTGGTGCAAATGGTATAAATCTTCAAATATATGCTATGGTTAAGAAAGTTTTTTATGTTGATTTCCTTGAAGTACAAGACAGTATTCTTATAAAAACAGCTCAGATATTAAATGGACATGGTATTGAATTTTCGATTAATCCGGTAACTATTCTGGCTAAATAA
- a CDS encoding Gfo/Idh/MocA family protein — translation MRALIIGFGSIGKRHYEVLSGLNEIENVDLVTKQTIENTVCYSDLESVVNIVQYDYFIIASETNKHFEQLEYLENTVTDKLILCEKPLFQTKQNLEIKNNKVFVGYVLRFHPLLEKLIKFIQDEKIIVAYAKCGQYLPLWRPDTDYRKCYSAKKIDGGGVLLDLSHEIDYVQWLCGQIIDVKSYQTKVSDLEIDSDDLTMLIGRTNKSVFVNISIDYISKQTHRSLLLETIENTYKIDFISNRLVKKNKVGIEEVYSFSNLERNYMFEKMHLDAINDCKVICSLKEAMNVMETISTIQEQNK, via the coding sequence TTGAGAGCATTAATAATTGGTTTTGGTTCTATTGGTAAGCGACATTATGAAGTCTTATCTGGCTTGAATGAAATAGAAAATGTTGATTTGGTAACTAAGCAAACTATAGAGAATACTGTTTGCTATAGTGATTTAGAAAGTGTTGTAAATATTGTTCAATATGATTATTTTATAATAGCTTCTGAAACAAATAAGCACTTTGAACAGTTAGAATATTTAGAAAATACTGTCACAGATAAACTGATACTCTGTGAAAAACCACTTTTTCAGACAAAACAAAATTTAGAAATAAAAAATAATAAAGTGTTTGTAGGATATGTTCTTAGATTTCATCCTTTATTAGAGAAGCTAATAAAGTTTATTCAAGATGAAAAGATTATTGTTGCATATGCTAAGTGTGGACAGTATTTACCATTATGGAGACCAGATACCGATTATAGAAAGTGCTATAGTGCTAAAAAAATAGATGGTGGAGGGGTTTTATTAGACTTAAGCCATGAGATTGATTATGTACAATGGCTATGTGGGCAAATAATTGATGTAAAAAGTTATCAAACAAAAGTATCAGATTTAGAAATAGATTCAGATGATTTAACTATGCTAATTGGCCGAACTAATAAGAGTGTGTTCGTTAATATTTCAATTGACTATATTAGCAAACAGACGCATAGAAGTTTGTTGTTAGAAACAATTGAGAACACATATAAGATTGACTTTATATCTAATAGATTAGTTAAAAAAAATAAAGTTGGGATAGAAGAAGTTTATTCTTTCTCAAACCTTGAGAGGAATTATATGTTTGAAAAAATGCATTTAGATGCTATTAATGATTGCAAAGTAATTTGCTCTTTAAAAGAAGCAATGAATGTTATGGAAACAATATCAACTATTCAGGAGCAGAACAAATGA
- a CDS encoding oxidoreductase — protein sequence MLNGKVVVITGGAGLIGQEFVKSVIENKGIAIIADINEETGVKTKEKLSVELKTTNIDFVKLDITSKSSLNICIDYLDDKYGRIDALVNNAYPRNKNYGKHFFDVEYNDFVENLGLNLGGYFTTSQQFAEYFKAQGFGNIINISSIYGVVAPRFEIYEGTNMTTPIEYAAIKSGLIHMTKYMAKYFKGMNIRVNALSPGGIFDNQPETFLEKYKEKCLNKGMLDKSDLNATLVYLLSDMSKYVNGQNVIVDDGFSV from the coding sequence ATGCTTAACGGTAAGGTCGTAGTTATAACTGGTGGAGCTGGATTAATTGGTCAGGAGTTTGTGAAATCAGTTATTGAAAATAAAGGAATTGCTATTATTGCTGATATAAATGAAGAAACAGGTGTTAAAACAAAAGAGAAGCTTTCGGTAGAGTTAAAAACGACAAATATTGATTTTGTTAAGCTTGATATTACTTCGAAAAGCTCATTAAATATTTGTATCGATTACCTTGATGATAAATATGGCAGGATAGATGCTTTGGTCAATAATGCTTATCCTAGAAATAAAAACTATGGTAAGCATTTTTTCGATGTTGAGTATAATGATTTTGTTGAAAATTTAGGGTTAAACTTGGGTGGGTATTTTACAACGTCACAACAGTTTGCAGAATATTTTAAAGCACAAGGATTTGGTAACATCATAAATATAAGTTCTATATATGGAGTGGTAGCTCCTAGGTTTGAAATATATGAAGGAACTAATATGACAACTCCTATAGAATATGCAGCTATAAAGTCTGGTTTAATACATATGACTAAGTATATGGCTAAATACTTCAAAGGGATGAACATTCGAGTAAATGCTTTAAGTCCAGGCGGGATATTTGATAATCAACCAGAAACATTCTTAGAGAAATATAAAGAAAAATGCTTAAATAAAGGAATGCTTGATAAAAGTGATTTAAACGCAACATTGGTTTATTTACTTTCAGATATGAGCAAATATGTTAATGGGCAAAATGTTATAGTTGATGATGGGTTTAGTGTGTAA